The sequence TATGGTTCACTATTTGAATGTAGAGTTTCGTCTTTCACAAATATGGTTCACTATTTGAATGAAGAGGTTCGTCGTTCGCAAATATGGTTCACTATTTGAATGAAGAGGTTCGTCGTTCGCAAATATGGTTCACTATTTGAATGAAGAGGTTTGTCTTTCGCAAATATGGTTCACTATTTGAATGAAGAGGTTTGTCTTTCACAAATATGGTTCACTATTTGAATGAAGAGGTTCGTCGTTCGCAAATATGGTTCACTATTTGAATGAAGAGGTTCGTTTTTAGCAAATATGGTTCACTATTTGAATGTAGAGTTTCGTCTTTCACAAATATGGTTCACTATTTGAATGAAGAGGTTCGTTTTTAGCAAATATGGTTCACTATTTGAATGATAAGGTTCGTCGTTCGTAAATATGGTTTCAATCAAATAGTAACTTTTAATAATCCATCATTGAGCTTTTGAAAtctgttgaaaaataaaaatcataatcgaATACCAGTCCTAGCATAAATATACCAATCATGATCAGAAATAGTTTAACGTAACTTACTTGTATTTGGACGTCTTTAGGAAATTAAGAATAGCCGGTTTTACTTTAGGTATTCCGCCTCTACTGTGCAACCCTCTCCCGGTGATTATTGTCAGATGTCGTTTTCTCGTGCCAGGATTCTTGCTTATTTCTGAAAGTGATCACAATCAAAATCATAATGTTATCTGCATTATAAAGAAGCCCCACAGATGTCCATATACAGAAGAAATGAGTTTTTTTTGCAGAAAACAGTTGAGCAGGTTTTTTATCTCAGTAAGCAGCAAAGAATTGGAGCTATTCTTGAAGTTTGCATCAGCTagattatttaaatcattccAGTTACAAACAGAGGAAGTCAATTGATTGAGCTATCATTCCATATTTATAAGCGTAGATAATACTTCGTAACTTCTAAGATTTTAAACTGCATGAAGGAGATTCGAAATGCAAGTTCAACTAACCTTCCGTTCGACAAGCgataacatttttcaaagcaTCTACAGCTTCATTCGCATGCAACCCGTGCAAATCCAACTGATTCGTCTCATTCAaattagaattcctagatgatcgatgaataaataaattcaatttcagaaataaagtaGTAGAATGAAAATAAGGATACGCAAGTGTAAAATCttcaattcaaaaaaattattttacttCAATAACTGTATagagattttgaatttttcatttaactgaAAGTGACTAATCAATcagtaattaatgaaaatacaataattaatGATTGAATCTAGAAACCAAGTCACTAATTAATCTATTCATCTATATTAAACAGTTTACATTCAAATCATTAGTTAAGCTTATTAACCACAAATCAGTCTCATTCAAATGAGTTGTTGTaaatcatattcaaaaccATGGGCAATTACCGGGCCAGTTCGCCCTGGGATGATTGAATGAGGAAACGGTGCGCTACTATTTCAGCAGTTTCACAATTTTCACGTACGTATACACGTATGACCACTACGTACCTGTATTGCATTATGCTTTCAGATGCGCGTCTGTTCGCCTCTTGAAATTTCTCGTTATGACGATGACCCTTAAAATcagaaatgataaaatcttaGAAATGATTTCGAATACCATCTAGCTGCGATGTTGAATTCAGATATGTGAGAATCTTCCGCGTCAAACTACACAGTACACCAACTACCTGTTGTGAATAGAATGCTGCAACTTGTTTTTGCCCGTTTCTATAAGCCGTCTGCGCTTTCTGGAAACATTCATGCCACAGTTTGTAATGTAAAGTTGCTTCGGCGCGAAAGTCGATGTAATCCGGTTCTTCGTATTCCTGATAGATGTGCATCTCTTCTTCATCAGCCCCTGTCCTCTCACCCATATACTACAACACACCAGAAACAAAATTGATGCGCAATTTAACAACGGTTCTCGGGCTCAGGCTCAAATCTGGAACTCTGAAATCCAATTTTCGATACGTTGTATTTAGGGCCAAAGGgctaaattttttaaaatttcgaCCCTGTTCTTCAGTTATGAGGTCATCTTCAAGGTCATGTCGctgaaaaacagtttttagtgCCTAGTTTTGATGGTAGGTGGTGCCCTGGACCAATTCTTTGCAACTAGCCCCCCATACTAACATTATACCCAAGTTTCTTCAAGATCGACCATCTATTAATGAAGCTAAATCGCTGAAAGACAGACAGCACAAAAATAAGGCTTTCGTAAAATAAGCCCAAGAACCAATAAATTATGCAGAGGTCAGACAGACATGCAAAAAGTTGTACAATATCAACAGCTACCAgtatacaaaatcaaaatagcTGAGAGAAAATATACTCTTTCAGTCAAACCAAGAACGTGATGATGAGGTTGAATGGAATTTACCTACCGCAATTTCAATACCTTGGGATTTGTTTCTGAACTTACTTCACTTTTGAGGCTTTCTTGTTGAGCTTGTCTTATTAAATCTTGTTCATACTGCAGCAAGCATTCCTCTTTAACTATTGTATCATTCGTCAAATCCATTCCGCACGATAGTTTAATAGCCTGAACGGTCGGACCCAAAGCATGACTGTAAACGTGAACATAGTCGGAAATCTAATTACCGGAAACTCAGCGAATACTGTTACCGGTTACCTGAGCTGTTTGAAACAAAACGTACTTGTTAGCCTGGTAGATTTCATCCAAATCTTCCTGGTCGATTTTCGGAAAGGTTTCATACAGTTTTTGTCGTTTCAATTTTGTAGCTAAAGTTTCTCCCGACAAACTACGCGCGATTCCACGAGATTTTATCTACcggtaaaaagttttttttttttttattaataaattgaaaaattacacTTCGAATTCTTGAGATTCAAAATCAACTCGATTCAATTCTTCAACTCACATAATCCTCTTTAGTTAGTTCTAAAGCCATCTGTTCGTCCATGATATGCTGAAATTGAGAACCTGATTGACTTTTCGATGATGTAGCAGCGCTACTAATTTTCAGGGGAATAACACCAGCTAAAGTCGGCGTGATATTACTTTTTGTAGTTGCTGAAGTTGTTAATCTTTGCAGCTTTGCCAACTTATCCTCTTCTGCTTGTAGTTTCTGAGCTAGCTCTCCATCTAAATGGATAACAAGTTAAAGGTTAAAGACTTGAAGCTTGTATTCATTTGGGATTGAAATTAAGTAATACCAGAGGCCATCCTTATATATTGGAAAAAAGACAATGCCATATGAACTTTAGATCAAAATAATCTACTAATAGAATAGTTAACTACTGGGACACTCTGCCTACTGAAGTTGTGGAAGCACTGTCTGTGAATTCATTCAAGACTTGACAATTATTGGAAAGATTACGAACTGAAAACTAACTTTAAACTATATAGACACTAACGATACCTCAGCAATATTGAGCATTAACTTTAATTTAACAACTGTGTATCGTTAAACAGTGTTTTAGGATCGCCAAAGCGGTCCATCGCTTGATTTTACTGATGCCGTTACTGCTACTGAATATGACTTACCTTTTTGGATCAGCTCATTAATTTCATTCTCTTCGTTAACAAACGTCTCTCTAATTGACTTTGACCACGCTCTGTGGAGCTGACGGGCAAAACTTTGCGACATTTTCACGCATAGGTCTTCCGTGCTCAGTGAACCTGCCGATGAATATGTACAGACTTTTAACACGTAGCGGTATGTTTGAGATACGGCGGtactaaaaatcattttcaaagtaGTTACCTGGGTTGATATGAAATCCAACAGGTCCAAAGAATTCCATTAATTTTCGGGCAGTTTGTGGGTCTAAATGTAATTCTAAAGAAAACTCTCCACCACTAGTTCGTGGTAATCCTGGATCCTTGTAATCCACTGAACCAGCATTATTGTGATATGCACTACTCAAACAAGGATCTGGGAGTCGTCCACTGAAAGATGGCTTTTCTTGCGAATAATCATCAACTTTATCGGGTTGCAGAATGATATTTTGGTGTTTCGCAGAATTTCTACGTTCTGGTGTCACATTTCCGCGATGATCTTGTAACTTATCGAGGGAATGAGATCGCGCTGTGAGTCGATCCACTGATTCCCTTAAAGGTGTACTTCCACGAGAATATTGTCCGTACAATTTTCCGTTGTGCTTTGGAGTAGCGGGTGAATGCTCTGATGATTTCATCAACTCTAATCCTTCAACAGAAACAACTGGTAATGAAGCCATCTTGTCACTGGGAGACAAATCTTCAATCTGTGACGAGGTTTCTAATCTGATAGCCGGATTACAGTCATTATATTCAATAGCTGAGTCTAGCAATAAATCCACAGCCCATTCCGCATTTGAATCACACTTGATGAGTAAATCTAGAAGGTCAGCCTCGGTGATATGTGGAAAGACACTTTTTAAGAATATCAGCTTCGACTCGTTCGATTCAATCAAAAGATCATCGGTCGAACAGCTTTTATCGAAAGTGGCTCTATTACAAACGGATGGCGATCGTGGATAATCGTTACACGAGTACGCTTCATCGGAAAACGCGACGTTTAAGTTTCGACTCGGCGAAACAATTGGAAGACCGTGGTTCGATGATTTTCCAGCTAGTATACGATAAACCAGAGCGAAATCTTCAGGGGCGGTAAAAACATTGGCATCTTTGGTTGAAATTACAGGAGTATCAACCATCGAGCTGATTGGTATTATATTAGAAGCGTTGGTAGTCATCGGTTGGAAGCCTAATGTAGACCAGTCAGGAGATGGACACTGGAACAATCCGCTCGGaagatcaatttcatcttttctTTTTGACTTTCTGCGTGGAGTACGTCTTTGTTTAGGGGATTCACTGTTCATATTTTCCTTCTGATCAGTCTTTTGATGAGTCCAAGTGGCCCATCCGTCTGATTGTGATTCCGGGATTTCATTTACCTGCGACTTTGTTTCATCAACTCCTTTCCAATACTGCGCTTCACTAAAATCTCTGTAGCTCTTCACACTAGTTGATTCCTCGATCCAAAAATATTCCTCTGGCACCcagatttcatttttcgaGTTCTCATTTGAAACTGGACTTTCAACAATAATATCAGATTGAAGGCTAGAATCTTCCTTTATCTCGGTTCTTTTCACTTCTATAATCTCGATATCCTCCTTCGCTGTTGCAATTTCTCCATATTCATCTTTTACAGCATCTCTCTGCTTGCTATAATTCACATCTCTATCATTTTCCCCTTCTGTGTCTTTCCTATCTTTTTCTATCAAATCTTTTTTGATCTCAAATTCAACCGGATCAACTTTATGACTTTCGTCGGATATGTCGTCAATTTCTACAGTACTGTCTTCTTCGATAATTACGTCATCATCCTcggaatcatcatcatcgtacTGTTGTACAAGCTGGAGTCCAAGTGATGTTGGCACAATCAGAGAAATCTTCTTTCCACTTGACTCATCATCATTCTTATCAGATTCACTTGCAGTCACATTCTGCTCAATCGAATAATTAGATACAATCTCTCCTTCAATTTCTACAGACCCTTCAGTTGCTTTGATGTCAGTAGCTGAAGGTTTTTTACTTTCATGGGAAACTTCAAAGCCCGGTgcagtattatttgaagacgACAAAATTTGATGTGAGCTTGTGTCTAGCTGATTAGTCTCTTGGCATACTTCATCACACTCTGCATCATAATATAAACTTATTTCATCTGCTTGACTTTCTTCCGAACTGTCAACCTCTAAACACGGCTTTACTTCCGGATCTACAGAAATATTATCCGGAAGATCTTCCTTTTTAGTAGCACcagcgtttgtttctacatctggACTAATCGATTCATCACAAACATTCACAGCATCTGTAAGGCTTGCATTTTCTTCACAAGTTACAAATGATTCAAAACTCGATCGAACAGATCCCTCTTGAGCTAACAATTTGCTTTTGTCGAATATAAAATCATCTACAGGTGCAATCACAGCATCATCCTTTTCGAAACTTATCCCAGCAGATTCTAAAGCAACAGTAGCGGACACATCATCAGGTAGTTCCGCAGATTGTACCGGTTTCGCAATATCTCTAGCAACCTCATCACTGGATAACGAACAACTATCGAGCACAATAATATCATCCTCTTCCGCAGTAGTTGATACACTTTTAATTTCATCGAAACTCTTCGAGGGCTCGTCTCGCGATATATCATCGGAATTTTCAATGCTGCGTTTGTCATCCGTAGTTTTAAGATTTTCCTCAGCAGCAATATGGTTTCTATCAGGGGGACAATTTATCGTTTTTCTAAAGCAAATAGATACAGAAATGTTGTCTGAGTTAAGATGCATTCTCATAGATGCACTATATCTTGAGGAAAGCATATTACCTGTGCTTGGGAAATGCGGTAACTTTTGCTGATGTAGAACTCTTTTTAATAAGCGGCATTCCAAGGATCGATTCAACAGTTACATTATGATCATACAGCCACACCATCCTCTGTATTGTCATTTTATCAACACCGTGAGAGTTCAATCTAAAACAACAGTTATCAACAGTATAAGACTAGAAATGACTATGACTGTTTCATCTCGTATAACCTCAACTTACCTGGCTAATTCCTTTGGTTTGAACTTCCATGGTGTATTTGGTTCAACTAATTCGACGTGATAGCCATTTTTCACTCCCTAAAGTGATTAAAGTATATCGTAATCAAAGGAGCTCTTTGAATCATGAGTTAAATAccgtaattgaaaatgaactacacaACCATTCGAGTGGTTTCTGAGCTACAAACCTatcattgaaatcaaaaatacataccaTGTCTACATAAGACTTCATCTCCCAAGCTTTAACATTAGTGTTATCAATGATGACTGGTGATGTCCTCTTTAGAAAGGCTTTTTGTGCTAAAAGAAACACAATATTTCGCCTATGAT is a genomic window of Tubulanus polymorphus chromosome 5, tnTubPoly1.2, whole genome shotgun sequence containing:
- the LOC141905526 gene encoding NEDD4-binding protein 2-like isoform X1: MDSLNSVLGSSDHCRNEQTNNELEREIDLPSVENSSAVSSGEIGSSLSTTIEFVEVSPIFSQNTACSNGKEQRVSQAKPLPVCEGEKVFASSVSNCDDLKNSTDANFKKNSSHSNSSQQLTEIETSSTPPQEISKASLSIDAPAFVPRPSGNHNDFIVPTFQTASRPDRKHSSEKAPFFNPPTILKPSLYHQKYTNNFGQMPKRSFASLAGKMKEQPTMNSRTISNRKDANNDMYKKRLIEKVAGLLKNKKFVLIMMRGCPGSGKSTLARSLQFNGVVLSTDDYFMTDNGTYSYDREKLSEAHEWNQRRAQKAFLKRTSPVIIDNTNVKAWEMKSYVDMGVKNGYHVELVEPNTPWKFKPKELARLNSHGVDKMTIQRMVWLYDHNVTVESILGMPLIKKSSTSAKVTAFPKHRKTINCPPDRNHIAAEENLKTTDDKRSIENSDDISRDEPSKSFDEIKSVSTTAEEDDIIVLDSCSLSSDEVARDIAKPVQSAELPDDVSATVALESAGISFEKDDAVIAPVDDFIFDKSKLLAQEGSVRSSFESFVTCEENASLTDAVNVCDESISPDVETNAGATKKEDLPDNISVDPEVKPCLEVDSSEESQADEISLYYDAECDEVCQETNQLDTSSHQILSSSNNTAPGFEVSHESKKPSATDIKATEGSVEIEGEIVSNYSIEQNVTASESDKNDDESSGKKISLIVPTSLGLQLVQQYDDDDSEDDDVIIEEDSTVEIDDISDESHKVDPVEFEIKKDLIEKDRKDTEGENDRDVNYSKQRDAVKDEYGEIATAKEDIEIIEVKRTEIKEDSSLQSDIIVESPVSNENSKNEIWVPEEYFWIEESTSVKSYRDFSEAQYWKGVDETKSQVNEIPESQSDGWATWTHQKTDQKENMNSESPKQRRTPRRKSKRKDEIDLPSGLFQCPSPDWSTLGFQPMTTNASNIIPISSMVDTPVISTKDANVFTAPEDFALVYRILAGKSSNHGLPIVSPSRNLNVAFSDEAYSCNDYPRSPSVCNRATFDKSCSTDDLLIESNESKLIFLKSVFPHITEADLLDLLIKCDSNAEWAVDLLLDSAIEYNDCNPAIRLETSSQIEDLSPSDKMASLPVVSVEGLELMKSSEHSPATPKHNGKLYGQYSRGSTPLRESVDRLTARSHSLDKLQDHRGNVTPERRNSAKHQNIILQPDKVDDYSQEKPSFSGRLPDPCLSSAYHNNAGSVDYKDPGLPRTSGGEFSLELHLDPQTARKLMEFFGPVGFHINPGSLSTEDLCVKMSQSFARQLHRAWSKSIRETFVNEENEINELIQKDGELAQKLQAEEDKLAKLQRLTTSATTKSNITPTLAGVIPLKISSAATSSKSQSGSQFQHIMDEQMALELTKEDYIKSRGIARSLSGETLATKLKRQKLYETFPKIDQEDLDEIYQANNHALGPTVQAIKLSCGMDLTNDTIVKEECLLQYEQDLIRQAQQESLKSEYMGERTGADEEEMHIYQEYEEPDYIDFRAEATLHYKLWHECFQKAQTAYRNGQKQVAAFYSQQGHRHNEKFQEANRRASESIMQYRNSNLNETNQLDLHGLHANEAVDALKNVIACRTEEISKNPGTRKRHLTIITGRGLHSRGGIPKVKPAILNFLKTSKYKFQKLNDGLLKVTI
- the LOC141905526 gene encoding uncharacterized protein LOC141905526 isoform X2 — encoded protein: MDSLNSVLGSSDHCRNEQTNNELEREIDLPSVENSSAVSSGEIGSSLSTTIEFVEVSPIFSQNTACSNGKEQRVSQAKPLPVCEGEKVFASSVSNCDDLKNSTDANFKKNSSHSNSSQQLTEIETSSTPPQEISKASLSIDAPAFVPRPSGNHNDFIVPTFQTASRPDRKHSSEKAPFFNPPTILKPSLYHQKYTNNFGQMPKRSFASLAGKMKEQPTMNSRTISNRKDANNDMYKKRLIEKVAGLLKNKKFVLIMMRGCPGSGKSTLARSLQFNGVVLSTDDYFMTDNGTYSYDREKLSEAHEWNQRRAQKAFLKRTSPVIIDNTNVKAWEMKSYVDMGVKNGYHVELVEPNTPWKFKPKELARLNSHGVDKMTIQRMVWLYDHNVTVESILGMPLIKKSSTSAKVTAFPKHRKTINCPPDRNHIAAEENLKTTDDKRSIENSDDISRDEPSKSFDEIKSVSTTAEEDDIIVLDSCSLSSDEVARDIAKPVQSAELPDDVSATVALESAGISFEKDDAVIAPVDDFIFDKSKLLAQEGSVRSSFESFVTCEENASLTDAVNVCDESISPDVETNAGATKKEDLPDNISVDPEVKPCLEVDSSEESQADEISLYYDAECDEVCQETNQLDTSSHQILSSSNNTAPGFEVSHESKKPSATDIKATEGSVEIEGEIVSNYSIEQNVTASESDKNDDESSGKKISLIVPTSLGLQLVQQYDDDDSEDDDVIIEEDSTVEIDDISDESHKVDPVEFEIKKDLIEKDRKDTEGENDRDVNYSKQRDAVKDEYGEIATAKEDIEIIEVKRTEIKEDSSLQSDIIVESPVSNENSKNEIWVPEEYFWIEESTSVKSYRDFSEAQYWKGVDETKSQVNEIPESQSDGWATWTHQKTDQKENMNSESPKQRRTPRRKSKRKDEIDLPSGLFQCPSPDWSTLGFQPMTTNASNIIPISSMVDTPVISTKDANVFTAPEDFALVYRILAGKSSNHGLPIVSPSRNLNVAFSDEAYSCNDYPRSPSVCNRATFDKSCSTDDLLIESNESKLIFLKSVFPHITEADLLDLLIKCDSNAEWAVDLLLDSAIEYNDCNPAIRLETSSQIEDLSPSDKMASLPVVSVEGLELMKSSEHSPATPKHNGKLYGQYSRGSTPLRESVDRLTARSHSLDKLQDHRGNVTPERRNSAKHQNIILQPDKVDDYSQEKPSFSGRLPDPCLSSAYHNNAGSVDYKDPGLPRTSGGEFSLELHLDPQTARKLMEFFGPVGFHINPGSLSTEDLCVKMSQSFARQLHRAWSKSIRETFVNEENEINELIQKDGELAQKLQAEEDKLAKLQRLTTSATTKSNITPTLAGVIPLKISSAATSSKSQSGSQFQHIMDEQMALELTKEDYLR